The genomic region AAGACTGAGTAACAATGTGGTTGAGTCCGAGACGTGACCAAGACCTTAAATAGCTGTCTCGAGACCAAGACCGCTCTCGACTGGATGCTACTACAAACATTACACATGGGCTAAACACATTATCTTGTCTATATGATctcattttcataattttggcaCTTTGATATGTTATATCTTGGATTTACTGTGTTTTGTAAACCCCATAAATAAATCAgcctattaaaaaaaactgtgaagTTGTTTCTTACAAGTAAATCAAACCAATAGGAAGTGGTGCTTCTGAACTCTTTCATTCTCTGAGGACTTCAAAATATTTTCCCCTGTATTTGATGTTTCCCTCCACATGCAGCAGAACTTCAGAGGTTTTAATCATAAAATATTCCCTTGGAGTCCCTTACATCTTCTTTGGTACATATCTTCAGTTAAATGCAGCTTCATAGGTTTATAAAACACAGTATGTGACTATACCTAACCCTTAGCTAGAGTACAGCTTCTTATTAGGTTCACGTTATAGCTGACTTCCTTCTCCCAGCTGCCTTTGGTCCATAATATAAAGTATTGATCCAAGCCATGAAGCCTGGGTCAGAGCGAACTATGTGCAGAACACACTTAAGAGATCCACTCCACCCTGTTTAATGCTCTCTGCATGCAGAACACAGGTTGTATATGAGGTTATCATATTCCTCTCCTTAATAACTCCAGCCTGGTCACCACCAGTAGACACATGgagacatatttttttattcacatattGGTCTATAAGCCAGCTGACATTgtgcgagaggcggggtacaccctggacaggtcgccagactatcacagggctgacacatagagacagacaaccattcacactcacattcacacctacgggcaatttagagtcaccagttaacctacatgtctttggactgtgggaggaagccggagtacccagagaaaacccacgctgacacgggcaGAGCatacaaactctgcacagaagggctcagCCATCCGGGGTTCGAACCAGGAGGCCATTTGATGTGCTGTGATTTGCCGTGATTTGTGACACGCCTTTTCAAATAgtatactttttaatttttgggcttggaaggtatcaagtattgtCAAGTCCAAAggttcaagtccaagtgaagttaCGTGTCATTAAAGGTAAAGTCTATGTTGAGATGCAGGTCTTTTTTGATTTGTCAGGTGGAGTcttaagtcatcaaatttgtgactccagtcagactcaagtccaagtcatgtgactaaAATCCAGGCGTCTGATCAGTGTGTCATTACATGAATTTGTCAGGTTCTtaaataccataaaacttcaattaatagcccgggctattatttgcttacatcactgaaatcaacaggcctatatttgagacaggcctttaattcctttcacacaaaactgttgctcagcaaagatcagaaaaaaacaatcaactTTGTTTACTTAAACCAGTATGACTATTACTTGTGTAAAGATTATAGATAATaaatcaattatgaatcattcattttatGGGAGTTTCAGGACTCGAGGATTACGACATCTgacataccgacacaacaccactttaccctgttaaaacaatactcacaacttggattcattttcatgaaaaacccttttgattattttgatagGTGGACACTTACGGACTAATTTAcagggtaattgaggaatggacacgtaatttgaggtagccaacaacccactTTTATACATCCGAAaaacttctttaaaaaaaaatgaactgcttggccaCCGGACCAAgggtctaattgagacaggcctttagtTGTCTAAATGTGAAGCCACAGCGGGCTaataaaagggactgggtgcTGATTTGGGACGAGgtttttaactgaagttttactgtACTGCTTTCTACTACAGTTACGATTTGATCTTACATGGAAGATCAAAGTCATAGCCACTtctgataaaaataaaacaatttcatGCCTTGTCCTTGAATTTTAGAGCAGATTAGCAATGCTTGACGTTCAACCCAAAGAATGGCAAAAATGCAATAATTTTAAATGTGTCCACTGGTAatctaagataagataagataactTTATTTACCATTTGTACACCAGGGTACATACATAGGAATTCTTGTGCAATAAACACATAGAGTCAAATCAGAAATATACAGGTGataaatagtaaaagataaagTGCACAAACAAGgtataaaaagtataataaatAGAAGAATATAGGCTCCACCTGCAGGGCATTAAGAGGGTTTTTCACATTATGGGTTTTGCACTTTAAATTGAAAGAGAAGTTTTCACTAGGCTATAGTTCCCATCCATGAATGTTAATGCCACATTTAGGCTCTTTGTATAGAAATCATCTCGGGACGGGACCCCCACGGTCTCCAGGGTAACGGGACTCCAGCTCAGGCATCCGGTGTGTTAATCTACTGGTCTGGATGCCATTGCATTAAGTAGACGGCggaggaggcagcagcagcagttgtcTCCTCTCTGGACATAATTTGGACTGTTTGCAATCTGTGCGTAAATCTGCTAAATCTAATCTACTGGCCCTACAGTGGCTGCTGCTCCACACCAGTAGCCATCCATTAACCAGACTGCTGCCCAACGCAGAGCCAGAGCGACGTCAAGCGGCTGGGAGAAGGCGTCAGTGCGCCTTGAcgagctccacacacacacgctgagcCATGTTCACCGAGTGGGGAGAGTTTGATCCGACTTGCAGAGCGCGCATGTGGACTGTCACCCTGTCCGGGACCGAGCAGACAATGAAGAGGAGCGACAGTTTCTCTCAGTGATATATCTCTAAGATGAGAGCCTTTGTGTTGAACCTGATGAGTTCAGGAGGATTTCGAAAGGGAACGATCACAGTTTACACAGAAGAAATGTCCACAACTGCAGGTCCAACCATCCCCTCCTCACAGCTGACATCGGATCAACTCACAGTGGTGGCTGCATCCTGTAAGTAAAACCTTTAAACTGTCTAATatactaaaaaaaagaaagaaggattttgtttgaaaaacatCTGTGTGCATACTGTTTTCCACGTGTCTGCTTCCTGGGTATTTGCATTTAATCTCTCCACATTGCAGCACTGTGATAAGACTTGTACAAGATAATTTCTTTTTATAGATAGCGGCTAATTTTCACATATTGCAATCAAAGCTTTAATGACAGTTAATGACAGAATTAGTCTATTATTTTCCAGCTGTCATTGTTTTTGATAGACAGGTGCAGCAACAGAGGGAGAAATTGCACCTTTAAGTGGAGACAGACTGTCAGTCAAAACTGTTCAAAGCCAACCAAGTtgctaaacttaaccacagtCACAGATCTGAACTGTTAAAAGGACAaaactcttctttttttaagttgttttgCAGCCagtattaaaaaagaaacacacgGCCTGTCTGTTTAAGAGTGATTAACAAACATTTCCTTTTCTTCTGTTTCTCAAATAGTTTCTTCCCTGGTGTTCTTTGTGGTTATTGTGGTGCTGCTGTCCATTATTTACCGCAAGGATCTCCAGTGCTGCAAACTCCGCTCCTATCAGGGGCCACATGCAGATatggtaagaggaaaaaaaaacaaaaggaagagAGTGCCTTTTGTGCTTAGTTTTCTTCTTTAAAGTGACTTCAGTTTTGATCCTGATCCAGCACAGTCGTTGAGAGAGGGGACCCGGGCTCAAAGGCACCATGTGCACTCAGTGTCGCGCCATTAAGAAGTGTCAGAATCAATTTGCATGGCTGTGGGAAAGGGACTACAATAAACTTGATATGATCATTGTCAGGCGATGGATTTGCCTCAGCTGAATTAGCTGCCCTCCAGAAATATCTGCCACAGTAACTCTAATGGAATTGGACAGAATTAGCACTTACCACGCATATTGATGCTACTTCAGCACCAGTCGTAATTAAATCACTGCAAATCAGATTTtgttgctaacatcagcatacCAGGTGAAGCAAAATAACCTAATCTTAAAGGGTTTTAAGGGAGTGTGTGgcattttatatcatttctttttttccacaaatctTTTTATCAACTTGAGATAACTCgctgaatgtgtgtgaagctgTAGGCAATATGGTATGAGGTGAAAAGGAAATGTAAACACTCCACCAGAGGTAACTTTTCATTGGTTGCCCattctctctccttcctcttcctgacTACTTTCTCACCTCTGTGAGTCCCAGGGGTGAAGTTGGAGTGTTATCTTCAGATTGCAGAGATGTAACCCGTCCTACCTCCCCCCCTTTAACAGACAGGAAGCTCTGTTCAGCTGTGGTTTTAATGGAGAAGTCCTGCTGTCCCATTTAAGGAACTAACAGTGTGTTTCACTGGTACAAAGTGGCCACGCTGGCCTCTAGTTACAGCTGTATCCGCACACAGTGTGGCTGATAAGACAACATTAACTTACCGTCAGGGTcagtacagtaaactgcacATGACAAACTGTAAACACTGAATACAGAGTGCCAGAGTCTAGATTGATGGATACTGAATGGgtctactgggcacaggcccaggggcccaaggTGTCAGGGGGTTTCCTCACCTTCACCTACAAAATATCAGATAAATTAACACATACTGTAAAgaagaagagactcaaaatgaccacaaggagacacaaataaTCAGAATgaaatgcaaaggaactgcatagagacacaaaacaactacaaggagacacaaaaggacttcAGAGATCCAAATGAAtaccaaaaaaacccacaaaacaaacacaaggagacacaaaatgattaaaaagaGTTACAAAATTACCTCATAGAAAccccaaatgactacaaaaagacacaaaacagttgcaaggagacacaaaacaacaacaaggagacacaaaatgactacaaaagacacaacattacatcaaagagacacaaaacaatcacatggCGACACAGAAGgactacaaagcaacacaaaatgaccaaaaaagtcataaaattacTTCAAATAGACCCAAACAattgcaaaaagacacaaaacagccacaaggagacacacaattacatcaaggagacacaaaacagccacaaggagaacaaaattattacaaaacacacaaaacaactacgaagagacacaaaatgactacaaaaagacacaaaatgactacaaagctacacaaaacaaccaaaaatgtcaccaaattacttcaaagagacccaaacgactacaaaacagacacaaaataagtgcaaagcaacacaaatcCACAAAAAAGGCCACTacagagtctgtgtgtcttgcttctGTGTAGGAGAAGTgatggggccctttgcataacTATGCCCCGGGGCCCATTGtgtcataatccgcccatggtcTGAGGACATTTAATAGTCATCACATATTTTTCCTGAAACCTGATTCTTACATATAACTGATGTGTTCGATTGAAAAAGAATGAaaaggcttttttgtttttattgtaacgACAGAAAAAGTATCAGTTAGTCATTCCACagggaatacacacacacacacacacacacacacacacacacacaaacactctttCACTGTGTTCCTATGGGACATTTCATGTCTCCAACTTCATCGTCACATACCTTTCCCTGCTTCAGTTTGCACCATGAATAGTGTGCACACCCCACAGTGGGTGTTGGAGACACAAGGGAGACAATGGATCTCCTTTAGGTTTGCGGTGGTGAAAAAGGCACACTGCCGCTGGGGTCCTCCCCCGACTTCAACACTGATTTTACACGGTTGTGCTTTTTCACACTGGCTGAATCAATGGCAGGAGACAAAAGGACAAGtctccttttttctctttcttgaGGACCTTTTTTTTGCTTCTTAAAAGTACAAACCAACGAGGGAAAGTGACCTTTGACATCACCTTTTTAGTGTCGTCTCTCTCTATGAAATGATGTGAGGGTTATGGCAAAGGTCGGTAGAGTGCGTCACTCTGAGTGTGGGTGATGTCATTGTTTAACTGGCCTGGGAAAATGATTTATCAGATATTTTTATACCACTTTCTGCACACTGATCTCCCACTTTTTTTGCCTCTTAGTCAGAAGATGTCTCCCCAGTAAAAGCAGCAGAAGTTGTTCTAACATCTCTTACTCTCATGCTGGATTCAAATCCCAGTCAGGCaacaaattgacttttgttgTAATGCCGCCCCAAATGACATACGAGGCCATAATGTGTACTGGAGTGTGCTCGTTAAGAGGTACCTGCTGCAGTTACAAGGGGAAAAGAGGGACCACACGGTGTGGTTTGTTGCCTAGGGACCCTGGTGACACAGTAGGATGTCACATTGTTCTCCACACAAAGGAGACTCATTTAGACTCAAGGCAATTACCTAGTTTTCCCGGCAGTCTTTTTTCAGGATTCTTGCACCTCATACAgtgacacactgacaggtcTTGTTTTAGAGTGGGTGGGATGGGGGAGGAGGCACGGAAATTGGAGGGTGGTCCTCTTATTGATTAGATAATTTATGGTATTGCTGAACCAGCCTGTGTCTACAGTGATTAAACAAGGCATGAACATTGGTAGATTGGGCTGAAATGAGTGGACTTCTTACCAACTGCAGCAGGATCCATAGTTAAAATATAAACCGAGGAATGCTTGTGATCAATAACTGAGGCTCTGCTCTCTGAGACACACTTGTTGAGGTTGTTACTGCTTTTGTTACAGGACGCTCCTCCCCAGTActacagcagcagacagacactgGTGGGATCTCCTTGTCTAGAGCAGACTCAGATCATGGATGACAGCAACACTCAGGTGAGAGTGCATTAGCATCATCTGCTATCAGCTCCTCAAAGTGACAGTCTTCACATCTGTGTGTACTGttgcagcagctacacacacactctgttaaGGCTGGGCAATATGTCGATATTATACTGATACTGTGATATAAGATtagatatcgtcttagattttggataccATAATATCCTAAGTGTTGTCCTTTCCTGGTTTCAAAGGTTGCATTaggccccaatcacacagaaatTGTTTTGCAGGTAGCAAAAAATGCCTGCTGCGCccttttttattgttgccaggcaacaacCCCATCACCTTCTTACACTAACCTTCCCATGTAATCaatgtactgtttgtttttttcacactaattagtagctagttacaaaaatggacaggcagagggtacttgctgtcactctggttgagggtgagaggctgtcagcaaatagtttgttggtcACAGGGAGagacggagatctgtgtgggtacatgagaccctaaaaaacagggaggatcatggggagtaccaccagttggtccaggagttTCAGAAATACTTTTCACCttgatgatggctgtttccaggcatattttaggatatGGGGCAGTTTGACAGTCTGTcctcaggccgtatagctctgggtatacagcaaccgctaccaccagtttctcctccattgtttatcaactgtaaacttgttgtcgtgaccaccacagaaggcccgcctctcaaattaactcattggacaatggggaagaAAGATGACACGGGGCACAtttccactctgagttgaagttttgtCAACTGTTCAGAGTGCTCCAGCAAAAACACCAGGTCCCTAGAGAGCAGAAACATGAGACGCATTTCACTGCAAAAACCATGCATAAAAAGCCCCATTCTctttaaaataattacaaaaagctgcctccagctgctaaaaatgctttctgtgtgatcgacgaaattttaaaaaagctttgcaacttgacttggacttaaatacttgataccttcctcCAAGTCCGCAGATTAAAAAATTTGTTGTTAAAAAAGCGTGCCAAGAATCAATTCATTTCCTTAACACTATTCATTCCCAGCACGTTGACTCTTAATTCCCCAGATGATCCACTTTGTATGAACCAATCAGACAGCAgcatcaagttgcaggagagaaccatgaagaactaacgTAATGTTATCAAGAGCtagctggaaaaaataaatccaaagaTAATATTGTTCCTGTACGAAAACTAGTGGtcagtggtcaacaaaaaacagataaaattgCAGATGCAGAAGCAACAACTGCTGACTTTGTCCAACATTTAAAACTACACAAACAACAGTAATTCGCAGGTAACAATAacatagttagcaagctaatgcttagctaacattagcttaacgGCTAAGTACTTTTTTAACAAAGTTGctttaacaaataaatgaatattttaaaagCCATTCAGGATTTTTGTAAATTGGTATTACATTTGTTAAAGTCAgtattgtcacctcacagcaagaggtttcCTGGTTTTAGTCCCAGGGCGGGGTAGCCCCTCTCTgtggagtttgtatgttctccccgtgtcagtgtgggttttctccagcttcctcccacagtccaaagacatgcaggttaattggtgactctaaattgtccataggtgtgaatgtgagtgtgaatggttgtctgtctctgtgtgtcagccctgtgacagtctggcgacctgtccagggtgtacctttcctctcacccaatgtcagctgggataggctccagccccccatgaTCCCTAACAAGATAaacagttatggaaaatgaatgaatttgttGAAGGGAGCATAATTGCCAATGTTACCATTTTGGCAACTTTCTCACTAGATagcaacttttcagaccccCTTAGTTGCTTTATttctttaacaacaacaaaaaaaaagcaacttgCAACAAATTAAGGAACTTCTTAAGACCATgagagaaaagacaaaagatatattatattgtaattcCTTCCTATGCACGCTGCTCAGAGCAAACATGGTCTACGGCTCTTCACGCGTCTCTTGACGCTTCCACTCTCTGGATCGGAAGCAGGACAAAGTGGTGCACTATAGTATAAAGGCCATTAGCTCTCATGCcactgaaatgttttgtttaagGTTTTCCATTGACTCTAGAGTTGGCAATACTGATAAGGACTTGTTAAGGAATTGAAACTCAAAGTGTAGGGtgtaggacttgggacttgatttTCGACTTGTTagtcttgacttgagacttgaggGGAAGAGATTAACTTGAGACTTTTGTCTTGGTCCTACCTCGGCCTTTATCCACTTCATCATTATCTCTATGTTACTGATGGTTATTTATcgttgtgtaaatattttgtgaaagtacCAACAGTCAACCTAAAAATATCGttgcaatatcaatatcaaggtatttggtaagaaatattgtgatatttgattctcttcatatcgcccagccctactctcTGTTCCCTCTCACAACACAtgttgtacacacacatatcacCACTGAAGTGAACATTTCAATGGCTGTAGATTTAAAGTGGGTTCCAATGATCCACATAAATCCTCGACACATGAAGGCGTCTGCTTCCTGTCCCTCATAAGTGTCCCTCTGTGTTTGACCTCTCTGTGTCCCAGCAGGCAGGTCAGCTGTTCTACGTCGGCCTGCCCTCCAGCTACAGCCTGCCCACGCTGGAGACCCCCCTGCCGAGGCTCCCCTCCTACGAGAGCGTCCGAAAGAAGGACCGCCAGAGGCAGATCCACATGATGATCGCAGACCGCTTCGGCCTCAATGGACCCATTGTGACTGAGGTCGGCTAAATTAGGGATCAGGACTGTGTCACATCACTTGATACAGTCACAAATGCTTTGACAATGGAGTATTTCAGGTGCCGTTGTTAATCCATGGGAACAGAGAGGATATTTGACTCCTATTACAGTCTCAGAGAATGCCAAAGCTCATATAAACTCGGCTTATTATAAAGGCTCATCTGTAGTTTCACAATGAATGGAGATAATAAGAAGCTGGCTCTTTCTATTATGACCTCGCCGTCATACAATATCGTAACAAGAGCTCGTTCAAAGATGAGATTGCATTCAGAGTGCAGTAAACAGGATGCACTATCAGCTCATCTAATGCTCGCTGCTGAATTGTGCTGGCGGCCGCGTTTCAAGGTTTTACCGTGTTGATCTTTCGCTGAGCTTTTGACTCGCACAACGCTTGAGCAAACAAGGTAATGAGAAAAAGGCACATCAAACATAATTAAAGCCTGCATCCTGAGTGCAAACAGGGCCCGGGAATGCATCTTTGTGCTCCTGtcttctactgtttttttttttttcttctttgaccTCCCCTTTTTTCCTTAATTAAATAGTCCTTAGGATGGCTgcccatctcacacacacacacacacacacacacacacacacacacacaaagagagcaCATTCACGCATGGTAATTTCCAGTCAACCCATCACCAGTCAGTAAAAAACCTCCTTCCCCCGTTTTTAGACTGCGCTGGGAGTTCAACTGATGGCCCCTTAATTTAAACCTGTCTGCCCTGCAGCCAGAGGCAGGGTAGCAGTAAAACTTTGtggcctggtgtgtgtgtggtgtctgtATCGCACAGAGGGCAGGGTTGTAGGGTTGCTCTTGTCGCCCGAGGGTCCCCAAGCAATTAAAAGATAAGAAGACCCAGTTGGGGGAGTGTGAATCTGCCAGATGTGATCAGAAAGATAATCCACTGGAGAAAAATATGTTCCAGGCGGACGATATTAATTGGTAATGTAAATACAAACATGTTCCACTTATTTTTTAGGGATAGATATCAGACCTCAGGATGTTTTCCGAGCATCACTTTCATCCTGGGAAATaacattttctgtctgtgctgaAGAATTTTGTGGTTATCACTTTAAGTGATTATACTGTTGTGTAGACTAGACAGGTAGCAAGGACAGTGTCCTCTAGCAAGACAGGAAAAGCTCCGTTAACGTTTGAAAAAGTATAAGAAGTCTTTATAAGGACCCAATATGAGAAGTTTCCTCAAGGGTTATGAAGTGAGCAGCAAGTTCATCTATTGTATCTTATTCAGTTGTACCCCATTACCAATGAAACTTCTTATTTCAGGTCTTTGCTTAAACTTGCATTACCTTTTTTACCACTTGGGACAGTGCAACAAGATGTAAACACAATATCGCCATTATTACCTTATAaaattatcagcaaaatgttgcC from Epinephelus lanceolatus isolate andai-2023 chromosome 18, ASM4190304v1, whole genome shotgun sequence harbors:
- the LOC117269019 gene encoding uncharacterized protein LOC117269019, which gives rise to MRAFVLNLMSSGGFRKGTITVYTEEMSTTAGPTIPSSQLTSDQLTVVAASFSSLVFFVVIVVLLSIIYRKDLQCCKLRSYQGPHADMDAPPQYYSSRQTLVGSPCLEQTQIMDDSNTQAGQLFYVGLPSSYSLPTLETPLPRLPSYESVRKKDRQRQIHMMIADRFGLNGPIVTEPPPTYEESIRQSMELPYNILPSSPDVCPPQSIYTNTGPDTPHPVSSDTNSAILPV